Sequence from the Pirellulales bacterium genome:
GTTCGTCTTGGCACGCAGCGCCCGATTTGCTAACTTTTGCCCCACGCTGAACCCAATCGATGTCCGTCGGTCCATTTCCGCCGGACCGCGATCGCCGTGAAAGAGGGAACAATGCCGGCAGCAATCTGCCGGCGGCGGCAAAACGACAGGCCGACAAGGAAGGAGGCCCTCGATGAGCTCCGATCTGAAGCAGGCTTTGAAAGTCCACATTCGCTGGATGATCCGGCGCGACATGCCCGAAGCCCTGGCAATCGAAAGCGCCAGCTTCGAGTTCCCTTGGTGCGAAAATGATTTTCTCCGTTGCTTGCGGCAGCGGAACTGCATTGGCATGGTGGCCGAGCACAACGATCGCGTTGTCGGCTTCATGATTTATGAGCTCCACAAATCGCGGCTGCACATTCTCAATTTTGCCGTCTGCCTGCGGTACCGCCGCTTTGGCGTCGGCGGTCAAATGGTGGCCAAGCTAGTGGGCAAGCTTTCCACGCAGCGTCGCCATCGCATTCTGCTGGAAATCCGCGAGACGAATTTGGCAGCGCAATTATTTTTTCGCTCCCGCGGCTTCAAAGCCGTCAGTGTGCTGCGGTCGTTTTACGAAGACACGCCCGAAGATGCGTATCTCATGCAGTACCGTTTCCGTGGAGATGAAATTGCCGCGATTGAAGCGGAACACATTACGCGGCTTGCCGGCTGAGAGCTGTGGCGGCGGCACTGGGGGCTCACTTCGTTCGACCCCAGCCACCCAATGTTTGGTCGGCGGCGGCTGGGTGGCCGGGGTCGAGGCCGCCGAGCCCCCGGAATCCAAACCACTCGCTTACACGGAGAAAAACTCCGCCTGTAGCTTGGGCAGCTCCACCACGGCAATGGTGTGCGGATTTGCCCGATGCACGGCTCCGGGATTGAGCACCCTGGTCGAGCCCACCTGCTCCCAGCGTGGAACATGGGTATGGCCATGGCAAACCAATGCATGCTTCCCCTGGGCAATGGTTTGCTCCAGGAGGCGCGAATCGTCGCCATGCAAGAGGGCAATTTTCACGCCGCCCAACTCCAGCGAGCCGAAGCGTTCCAAGCATGTTTGGCCGGCTTGCTGAATTGCCGCTCGTAGCTCCGCGGCCACCTCGCCATCCACATTGCCAAATACATAATATGTGGGCCACTTTGCCAGCAGCGGCACAATCTCCGCCGAGCCAATGTCGCCGCAGTGCAACACTGCTTCCACGCCCAGGCTTTCCAACATGTGCACGGCCGAGCGGGCGTTTGGCACCTGGCCGTGGGTATCACTGATAACGCCAAGGAGCATAGGCGGTGTGGGACGCTAAGGAATTGAAGTCTGGGATTTGTGTGCCCAACATTATAGGCAACCCGACTGAGAATTCAGGTGGTTTGCAAAATCAGGGCTGCCATCGCCAGAATTGGCGCCTACGATTATAGTGGGCCGCATTGTA
This genomic interval carries:
- a CDS encoding YfcE family phosphodiesterase, translated to MLLGVISDTHGQVPNARSAVHMLESLGVEAVLHCGDIGSAEIVPLLAKWPTYYVFGNVDGEVAAELRAAIQQAGQTCLERFGSLELGGVKIALLHGDDSRLLEQTIAQGKHALVCHGHTHVPRWEQVGSTRVLNPGAVHRANPHTIAVVELPKLQAEFFSV
- the rimI gene encoding ribosomal protein S18-alanine N-acetyltransferase; translated protein: MSSDLKQALKVHIRWMIRRDMPEALAIESASFEFPWCENDFLRCLRQRNCIGMVAEHNDRVVGFMIYELHKSRLHILNFAVCLRYRRFGVGGQMVAKLVGKLSTQRRHRILLEIRETNLAAQLFFRSRGFKAVSVLRSFYEDTPEDAYLMQYRFRGDEIAAIEAEHITRLAG